The following are from one region of the Halarcobacter sp. genome:
- a CDS encoding P-loop NTPase fold protein: MASQKELKEYLVGQNGYLKNSDNDNKVIMLSGKWGSGKTHFWQNVIEEELKNDLKDKSYSYVSLYGKSTIEEIENDIFSQIFFHSIGGKNLVTKTTSTFTKYTKRYGKLASSFFDFSELATALEEESKDNKKRIALERLNNGGIICIDDFERKSKDIDLNDLFGFITQLSLNFKCKIVIILNDDAFKGKEKDIFSNVKEKTVSKYLYYNPSIKELFDSIYKKHPIKKDFENSKTYIYEFFEEIEILNARIYVQVLDNLLEWLTKYPNSSSEIRRCVILSNCLFILYHTTFYIKDEKYLIKNWQDKIDYSDDYDSVTIRQVDSYFKPIGDIVFFENFSKYYKNLEDRTIGSQKYIHYKDFLHENINYYKSKFIANNLKIARNVDKEIFEKINNFIETGILIKENN; encoded by the coding sequence ATGGCAAGTCAAAAAGAGTTAAAAGAGTATTTAGTTGGGCAAAATGGATATTTAAAAAATAGTGACAATGATAATAAAGTTATTATGCTATCAGGAAAATGGGGAAGTGGGAAAACTCACTTTTGGCAGAATGTAATTGAGGAAGAGTTAAAAAATGATTTAAAAGACAAATCTTATTCTTATGTTAGTTTATATGGGAAAAGTACTATTGAAGAAATAGAAAATGACATTTTCAGCCAAATATTTTTTCATTCAATAGGTGGCAAGAATTTAGTTACTAAAACAACTTCAACTTTTACTAAATATACAAAAAGATATGGAAAATTAGCATCATCTTTTTTTGACTTCTCAGAACTAGCAACGGCATTAGAAGAAGAGTCAAAAGACAATAAAAAAAGAATTGCTTTAGAGAGACTAAATAATGGTGGAATTATTTGCATTGATGATTTTGAAAGAAAATCAAAAGATATAGATTTAAATGATTTATTTGGATTTATAACTCAACTTTCTTTAAACTTTAAATGTAAAATAGTAATTATTTTAAATGATGATGCTTTTAAAGGTAAAGAAAAAGATATTTTCTCAAATGTAAAAGAGAAAACAGTTTCTAAATATTTATACTATAATCCATCAATTAAAGAGCTTTTTGATTCTATCTATAAAAAACATCCAATAAAAAAAGATTTTGAAAATAGTAAAACTTATATTTATGAATTTTTTGAGGAAATTGAAATTCTAAATGCACGAATATATGTACAAGTTTTAGATAATCTATTAGAATGGCTTACTAAATATCCAAATAGTTCATCTGAAATTAGAAGATGTGTAATTTTATCTAATTGCTTGTTTATTTTATATCATACAACATTTTATATAAAAGATGAAAAATATTTAATTAAAAATTGGCAAGATAAAATTGATTATTCTGACGATTATGATAGTGTTACGATTCGTCAAGTTGATTCTTATTTTAAACCTATAGGAGATATAGTATTTTTTGAAAATTTTAGTAAATACTATAAAAATCTTGAAGATAGAACTATAGGTAGTCAGAAGTATATTCATTATAAAGATTTTTTGCATGAAAATATCAATTATTATAAAAGTAAATTTATTGCAAACAATCTTAAAATAGCAAGAAATGTAGATAAAGAAATTTTTGAGAAAATAAATAACTTTATAGAAACAGGAATATTAATTAAGGAAAACAATTAA
- a CDS encoding transglutaminase domain-containing protein: MLFENKFIYYSSIIVSVLIVLFIVGMIFKSFFIVKNQFIDIDGLTYVNQVREDEYTKRLAKSLVSGCDTKVCEVQSMLNLVTEIPYKVNKSVARSGENVIKQNYGDCDDKSNLLISLLKARGYEAYFVLVPKHIFVVVNLNLILPNKKALYINGRPFYVLESTAEGSEIGFPLKYRFDDIKGFIDPFQNKKLVVESLQYK; the protein is encoded by the coding sequence ATGCTATTTGAAAATAAATTTATATATTACAGTTCAATTATTGTATCAGTGCTTATTGTTTTGTTTATAGTAGGGATGATATTTAAATCTTTTTTTATAGTTAAAAATCAATTTATTGATATAGATGGATTAACCTATGTAAATCAAGTAAGAGAAGATGAATATACAAAAAGATTAGCTAAAAGTTTAGTTTCTGGATGTGATACAAAAGTTTGTGAAGTACAAAGTATGTTAAATCTTGTAACTGAAATACCTTATAAGGTAAATAAATCTGTTGCAAGAAGTGGAGAAAATGTAATAAAACAAAATTATGGGGATTGTGATGATAAAAGTAATCTTCTAATTTCTCTTTTAAAAGCAAGAGGTTATGAGGCTTATTTTGTACTAGTACCTAAACATATTTTTGTAGTAGTAAATTTAAATCTAATTTTGCCAAATAAAAAAGCCCTATATATAAACGGAAGACCTTTTTATGTTTTAGAAAGTACAGCAGAGGGTTCAGAGATAGGATTTCCTTTAAAGTATAGATTTGATGATATTAAAGGGTTTATTGACCCGTTTCAAAATAAGAAACTAGTAGTAGAGAGTTTACAATATAAATAA
- a CDS encoding response regulator transcription factor, with amino-acid sequence MVQVLMIEDDLELAQIITDYLASYDIEVTNTDSPYNGLSMLSLKDYKLLILDLTLPEIDGLELIPKIREKSDIPIIISSARDDILDKVMGLERGADDYLPKPYNPRELQARIKAILKRITPVEKTAENVKKSDFILKEDDIQIYFKEQLLNLTLAEFDILKLMIQRNGAVIAREDFIYASDHIEDDSSLKNIDVMVSRIRSKISKIDDSKTYIKSVRGIGYQLI; translated from the coding sequence ATAGTTCAAGTACTAATGATAGAAGATGATTTAGAATTAGCTCAAATCATCACAGATTATTTAGCTTCATATGATATCGAAGTAACAAATACAGATAGTCCATACAATGGACTATCTATGTTAAGTTTAAAAGATTATAAACTTCTTATTCTAGATTTAACCCTTCCTGAGATAGATGGGCTTGAACTAATTCCTAAAATTAGAGAAAAATCTGATATTCCAATTATCATTTCAAGTGCAAGAGATGATATTTTAGACAAAGTAATGGGTCTTGAAAGAGGTGCAGATGATTATCTTCCAAAACCTTACAATCCAAGAGAATTACAAGCAAGAATAAAAGCTATTTTAAAAAGAATCACGCCTGTAGAAAAAACAGCAGAAAATGTTAAAAAGTCTGACTTTATACTAAAGGAAGATGATATTCAAATCTATTTTAAAGAGCAGTTGTTAAACCTAACTTTGGCAGAATTTGATATTTTGAAACTTATGATCCAAAGAAATGGCGCAGTTATAGCAAGAGAAGATTTTATCTATGCTAGTGACCATATAGAGGATGATAGTAGTTTAAAAAATATTGATGTAATGGTTTCAAGAATTAGATCAAAAATCTCAAAAATAGATGATAGTAAAACTTATATCAAATCAGTTAGAGGGATAGGTTATCAACTTATATGA
- a CDS encoding MarC family protein, which translates to MELFVATFLKMFFIMTPFFVLSVFLTVTTDATLLEKRALAIKVTTSVIVISIVLLYFGKYIFAVFGITLDAFRIGAGALLFLSAVELIKGNKDTQKIEQKDISELAVVPLSIPITIGPGTIGVLLVMGAGFKNAAEHFVGSIALVCAVVVIGLMLYFSHIIKKVVGRQGLLVVSKITGLFLAALSAQIIFTGIKNFLNI; encoded by the coding sequence ATGGAACTTTTTGTTGCTACATTTTTAAAAATGTTTTTTATTATGACACCATTTTTTGTGTTATCAGTTTTTTTAACTGTTACAACTGATGCAACTCTTTTAGAAAAAAGAGCACTTGCAATCAAAGTAACAACTTCAGTAATTGTAATCAGTATAGTATTACTATATTTTGGAAAATATATTTTTGCTGTCTTTGGGATAACCTTAGATGCCTTTAGAATTGGAGCTGGAGCTTTACTTTTCCTTTCAGCAGTTGAGCTAATCAAAGGAAATAAAGATACTCAAAAAATTGAGCAAAAAGATATCTCTGAACTAGCTGTTGTTCCTTTATCTATTCCAATTACAATTGGCCCAGGAACAATAGGGGTTTTACTTGTAATGGGTGCAGGGTTTAAAAATGCAGCAGAACATTTTGTAGGAAGTATCGCTCTTGTATGTGCAGTGGTTGTGATAGGATTAATGCTTTATTTTTCACATATCATAAAAAAAGTTGTTGGAAGACAAGGACTTCTTGTGGTATCAAAAATCACTGGTCTTTTCCTTGCAGCTTTATCTGCTCAAATTATATTTACAGGTATAAAAAACTTTTTGAATATTTAG
- a CDS encoding histidinol-phosphate aminotransferase family protein: protein MIDFSIKENYLKPNIQIDYNSIENADYLNLLELLKNRYKISEKQVELFNGYSSAIYSILKFLDKKYCFIYSPCSLEYKKAALNLKYEVRLINRFENIFLPIKDESIVVFANPSYLDGTFYDLENLFKYWVSKEATIIIDETLLDFCSDNIAVNYLEQYDKLFIIKNYSTYYSNKNLSISSIFSNKRNIENLRKYEPEDKLSIYDMKYLEESLKDKEFRVISNSINIKNRIELEKIFHSCKFVDFLFHSSSNSLLIKLKNINSKKFREELEKNDIKTYNCLKYDFIDEYFINIYVNGKDYIQKLKEVLYAI, encoded by the coding sequence ATGATAGATTTTAGTATAAAAGAGAATTATTTAAAACCAAATATTCAAATAGATTATAACAGCATAGAAAATGCTGATTATCTAAATCTTTTAGAGTTACTAAAAAATAGATATAAAATATCTGAAAAACAAGTTGAGTTATTTAATGGCTATAGTTCAGCAATCTACTCAATACTTAAATTTTTGGATAAAAAATATTGTTTTATATATTCCCCTTGTAGTTTAGAGTATAAAAAAGCTGCCCTAAACTTGAAATATGAAGTAAGACTTATAAATAGATTTGAAAATATATTTTTACCAATAAAAGATGAAAGCATAGTTGTTTTTGCAAATCCCTCTTATCTTGATGGTACCTTTTATGATTTAGAAAACCTATTTAAATATTGGGTATCAAAAGAAGCAACTATCATAATAGATGAAACACTTTTGGACTTTTGTTCAGATAATATTGCTGTTAATTATTTAGAACAATATGACAAACTTTTTATTATAAAAAACTACTCAACCTATTATTCAAATAAAAATTTAAGTATCTCTTCTATCTTTTCAAATAAAAGGAATATCGAAAATTTAAGAAAATATGAGCCTGAAGATAAACTATCAATTTATGATATGAAGTATTTAGAAGAATCTTTAAAAGATAAAGAGTTTAGAGTTATATCAAATAGTATAAATATAAAAAATAGAATAGAACTAGAGAAGATATTCCATTCTTGTAAGTTTGTAGATTTTTTATTTCATAGTAGTTCAAACTCTTTATTAATAAAACTAAAAAATATAAACTCTAAAAAATTTAGAGAAGAGTTAGAAAAAAATGATATAAAAACCTATAACTGTTTGAAATATGATTTTATCGATGAATATTTTATAAATATTTATGTTAATGGAAAAGATTATATTCAAAAACTAAAAGAAGTTTTATATGCTATTTGA
- a CDS encoding thioredoxin domain-containing protein: MKKILLLVLFFALGNLFAFEHLTKDNFIEKIKGKNVIVDFYATWCPPCKILAGTLEDFDKVKPNNVTIYKVDIDQYRDLAISYGVKALPTLAYFEDGELVTTEVGLKSVKDLEDSVKEYFE; the protein is encoded by the coding sequence ATGAAAAAAATCTTATTACTTGTATTATTTTTTGCACTTGGAAACCTATTTGCATTTGAACATTTAACAAAAGATAATTTTATTGAAAAGATAAAAGGTAAAAATGTTATAGTTGATTTTTATGCTACTTGGTGTCCACCATGTAAAATTCTTGCAGGAACTTTGGAAGATTTTGATAAAGTTAAACCAAATAATGTAACAATTTACAAAGTAGATATAGATCAGTATAGAGATTTAGCCATATCATATGGGGTAAAAGCTCTACCAACACTTGCATATTTTGAAGATGGAGAATTAGTTACAACAGAAGTTGGATTAAAAAGTGTCAAAGATTTAGAAGATAGTGTTAAAGAGTATTTTGAATAA
- a CDS encoding ArsS family sensor histidine kinase, producing MIRNISISAFINTIFILALIAISLTFTIFIKLDKQRYNITMQKKYELVAENLLKTLDFAPSKSGIKSILEQFKMNQLEDNEFTLKLLNEAKPILMRQNSKGMYRIFSFEDNLYTYVQRDGYNLMLQDAQNYTYNLLIISLAIALSLGILFSLYFILKRKLKPLRNLNREIKKFSEGDLNVRIKSNSSDEIGTIAKTFDEAITHINNQTKSKELFMRNMMHELKTPITKAMFIAETLDDDKKRETLQRAFKRMDDIIKELAMVEKLTSNNTAVYKEPTSFFKIYKRTIEIALLSPEKISSKINDFKLNADTAMLSVALKNLIDNGIKFSPNKHVVLKANKHRIDIISEGEKLKYDLEYYTEAFSQEEKRSDGFGLGLYIVKTIANLHGYKLIYKHNQGKNIFSILID from the coding sequence ATGATACGTAATATTTCAATCTCTGCATTTATCAACACTATTTTCATTTTAGCCTTAATTGCTATTTCATTAACATTTACTATTTTTATCAAACTTGATAAGCAAAGATATAATATTACAATGCAAAAAAAATATGAACTTGTTGCAGAAAATCTTCTTAAGACTTTAGATTTTGCTCCATCTAAAAGTGGCATAAAATCTATTCTTGAGCAATTTAAAATGAATCAACTAGAGGATAATGAATTTACCTTAAAACTTTTAAATGAAGCAAAACCAATCTTGATGAGACAAAACTCCAAAGGTATGTATAGAATATTTTCATTTGAAGACAATCTTTATACATATGTACAAAGAGATGGATATAATCTGATGCTTCAAGATGCACAAAACTATACTTATAATCTATTGATTATTTCTTTAGCTATTGCTTTATCTTTAGGTATTTTATTCTCTTTATATTTTATTTTAAAAAGAAAGCTAAAACCCCTTAGAAATCTAAATAGAGAGATTAAAAAATTCTCAGAGGGTGATTTAAATGTCCGTATAAAATCTAATAGTTCTGATGAGATTGGTACTATTGCAAAAACTTTTGATGAAGCTATAACACACATAAACAATCAAACAAAATCAAAAGAACTATTTATGCGTAATATGATGCATGAGCTAAAAACTCCTATTACAAAAGCTATGTTTATTGCTGAAACCTTAGATGATGACAAAAAAAGAGAAACGCTACAAAGAGCGTTTAAAAGAATGGATGACATTATCAAAGAGCTTGCTATGGTTGAAAAATTAACTTCAAACAATACAGCTGTATATAAAGAGCCTACTTCCTTTTTCAAAATATACAAAAGAACCATAGAGATAGCTCTTTTAAGTCCAGAAAAAATCAGTAGCAAAATAAATGATTTCAAACTAAATGCCGATACAGCTATGTTATCAGTTGCACTTAAAAACTTGATTGATAACGGTATTAAATTTTCACCAAATAAACATGTAGTATTAAAAGCTAACAAACATCGAATAGATATTATCTCTGAAGGAGAAAAACTAAAATATGATTTAGAGTATTATACAGAAGCTTTTTCCCAAGAAGAGAAAAGAAGTGATGGTTTTGGATTAGGTTTATATATTGTAAAAACTATTGCCAATCTTCATGGATATAAACTAATATATAAACATAATCAAGGGAAAAATATCTTTTCTATTTTGATAGATTAA
- the dtd gene encoding D-aminoacyl-tRNA deacylase: MIAVIQRVNSSSVRVKGEIVGKIDKGLNILLGVKKGDSKEDVKKLVTKIINLRIFQDENDKMNLSLLDIKGQALIISQFTLAGNIKRGRRPSFDSSETPTVAKELYEVFIDDVIKEGIEVQTGVFGAMMDVSIQNDGPVTFIVDSKEI; the protein is encoded by the coding sequence ATGATAGCAGTTATTCAAAGAGTAAATTCTTCTAGTGTTAGAGTTAAGGGCGAAATAGTTGGTAAGATAGACAAGGGTTTAAATATTCTTTTAGGAGTTAAAAAAGGAGACTCAAAAGAGGATGTAAAAAAACTTGTAACAAAGATAATAAACCTTAGAATCTTCCAAGATGAAAATGACAAGATGAATCTTTCTTTACTTGATATAAAAGGGCAAGCTCTTATCATCTCTCAATTTACCCTTGCTGGAAACATAAAAAGAGGGCGTCGTCCTAGCTTTGATTCTAGTGAAACTCCAACAGTAGCAAAAGAACTTTATGAAGTGTTTATAGATGATGTGATAAAAGAGGGCATTGAAGTGCAAACAGGTGTATTTGGTGCTATGATGGATGTTAGTATTCAAAACGATGGACCTGTGACTTTTATTGTAGACTCTAAGGAGATTTGA
- a CDS encoding rhodanese-like domain-containing protein, translating into MNTLTDLPPKSVEFMIKDNIAMIDIRRPDEWQATGVIKNAHKLTFFDEYGNHDIPTWMRQFEKIVTSKDEAFVLICAHANRTRVVGDFLIQNHGYKNVAHLAGGMALWLEENRKVVFD; encoded by the coding sequence ATGAATACATTAACAGACCTTCCTCCAAAAAGTGTTGAGTTTATGATAAAAGACAATATTGCTATGATTGATATAAGAAGACCTGATGAGTGGCAAGCTACAGGTGTTATTAAAAATGCTCACAAATTAACTTTTTTTGATGAATATGGAAATCATGATATTCCAACTTGGATGAGACAATTTGAAAAAATAGTTACTTCAAAAGATGAAGCTTTTGTTTTGATTTGTGCACATGCAAATAGAACAAGAGTTGTAGGGGATTTTTTAATACAAAATCATGGATATAAAAATGTTGCCCATTTAGCAGGTGGAATGGCTTTATGGCTTGAAGAGAATAGAAAAGTAGTTTTTGATTAA
- the dsbD gene encoding protein-disulfide reductase DsbD: MLRKILLVLICSLYAFGIQQQSFLEPEEAFKTSFEKHEDKLVFKLKLGKDIYLYDDKLKFFITKPEKIDIRKDLIVPEAKPYEIWQIHTKDLNIEIPYDLLKSKSSSSTFEVQVDFQGCSKQGLCYAPMSETTTVDFNTAVKNIEKIESSSEQTATAQNETDIIAGTLKDGNILLVLATFFGFGLLLSLTPCVFPMIPILSSIIVKAGDSGNLTASKGFFLSLVYVLSMAVAYTIAGVLAGVFGANLQVSLQNPYVLVVFAAIFVALAFSMFGYFKLELPQSLQNKINKTTDGKEKQGVVGIAIMGFLSALIVGPCVAPPLAGALVYIGQTGDAILGGAALFVMSLGMGAPLLLIGLGAGKYMPTPGGWMESVTKIFGIVMLAVAIWMLDRVFDPTIIMYLWALLLIGTAVYLKIFEHILARVLTIVILIYGVLVFVGAVSGATNVLKPLDKFTSGVAVSQAEVLPVAYVKNNTEIDAAVKASSKPVMLDFYATWCISCKELEEITFKDPRVIAKLKEFTLVKADVTENNADDKAMQKRFGVVGPPALIFWDKDNNEIKASQIVGYKNPDDFLEIVNKHFK, encoded by the coding sequence ATGTTAAGAAAAATATTATTAGTTTTAATTTGTTCTTTATATGCTTTTGGGATTCAACAACAAAGTTTTTTAGAACCAGAAGAAGCATTTAAAACAAGTTTTGAGAAACATGAAGATAAATTAGTTTTTAAATTAAAACTTGGGAAAGATATCTATTTATATGATGATAAATTAAAATTTTTTATAACAAAACCTGAAAAAATAGATATTAGAAAAGATTTAATTGTTCCCGAAGCTAAGCCTTATGAGATTTGGCAAATACATACAAAAGATTTAAATATTGAGATTCCCTATGATTTATTAAAATCAAAGTCTTCAAGCTCTACTTTTGAAGTACAAGTTGATTTTCAAGGTTGTTCAAAGCAAGGTTTATGTTATGCACCAATGAGTGAAACAACAACTGTAGATTTTAATACAGCAGTTAAAAATATTGAGAAAATAGAGTCTTCTAGTGAACAAACTGCAACTGCACAAAATGAGACTGATATTATTGCAGGTACATTAAAAGATGGAAATATACTTTTAGTTCTTGCTACTTTTTTTGGATTTGGACTTTTATTATCTTTAACACCTTGTGTTTTCCCAATGATTCCTATTTTATCTTCTATTATTGTAAAAGCAGGGGATAGTGGTAATCTAACAGCTTCAAAAGGTTTCTTTTTATCATTGGTTTATGTTTTATCTATGGCAGTTGCTTATACAATAGCAGGTGTTTTAGCTGGCGTATTTGGAGCTAATTTACAAGTATCTTTACAAAATCCATATGTATTAGTAGTTTTTGCTGCAATATTTGTAGCACTTGCATTTTCTATGTTTGGTTACTTTAAACTAGAATTACCTCAAAGCTTACAAAATAAGATAAATAAAACAACTGATGGAAAAGAGAAACAAGGCGTAGTGGGAATCGCTATTATGGGATTTTTGTCTGCACTTATAGTTGGACCTTGTGTTGCACCACCTTTAGCAGGAGCTTTAGTATATATTGGACAAACAGGTGACGCCATACTTGGTGGGGCTGCTTTATTTGTGATGAGTTTGGGTATGGGCGCACCATTGTTACTTATAGGTCTTGGTGCTGGAAAATATATGCCAACACCAGGTGGTTGGATGGAGTCTGTTACTAAAATCTTTGGTATAGTGATGCTTGCTGTTGCAATTTGGATGTTAGATAGAGTATTTGACCCAACAATTATTATGTATTTATGGGCATTATTATTAATTGGTACAGCAGTGTATTTAAAAATATTTGAACATATCTTAGCAAGAGTTTTAACTATAGTTATTCTTATTTATGGAGTACTTGTTTTTGTAGGTGCTGTTAGTGGAGCTACAAATGTTTTAAAACCATTAGATAAATTTACATCAGGAGTTGCTGTAAGTCAAGCTGAAGTGTTACCTGTGGCTTATGTAAAAAACAATACAGAGATTGATGCAGCTGTTAAAGCTTCAAGTAAACCTGTAATGCTTGATTTTTATGCCACTTGGTGTATCTCTTGTAAAGAGTTAGAAGAGATCACTTTTAAAGACCCAAGAGTTATTGCAAAACTAAAAGAGTTTACTTTAGTAAAAGCTGATGTAACTGAAAATAATGCAGATGATAAAGCTATGCAAAAAAGATTTGGAGTTGTTGGTCCTCCAGCACTAATTTTTTGGGATAAAGACAACAATGAAATCAAAGCCTCACAAATAGTAGGATATAAAAATCCTGATGATTTCTTAGAGATTGTAAACAAACACTTTAAATAA
- a CDS encoding Do family serine endopeptidase, whose amino-acid sequence MKKKLYFIAIFIASSLFANNIDFQMAEKNPQRVAPSTPNQILSFNNSINEPMKSVVNIAAKRRVISNAANIPFQMFNDPFLRRFFGDQFNEQFNQNRIQRSLGSGVIISKDGYIVTNNHVIENADEISVTIGNNPKEYNAVIIGKDSDSDLAVIKIEGDDFEAIKFGYSTDLKVGDLIFAIGNPFGIGTTVTQGIISALNKDHVGINRYENFIQTDASINPGNSGGALVDSRGALIGINSAIISKSGGNNGIGFAIPVAMVKDVVKKLITDGKVTRGYLGVVIDDLKPNISKLYKHRTGALILDVAGDTPAQKAGLKRGDLIYMINNVPIKDRKALQNTIASFKPNETISIKLERDKKDMQLNITLGNRAGLVTSDANNGKFLGGLKLTELNADIIKRFRLNANASGVLIGYVEPNSEAEKVGFQPGDVIIQIEDIEIKNFADMQQAIRKYNKQLKRVYVNRYGQTIPFAIK is encoded by the coding sequence ATGAAGAAAAAACTATATTTTATAGCTATCTTTATAGCAAGTAGTCTTTTTGCCAATAATATCGACTTTCAAATGGCAGAAAAAAATCCACAAAGAGTAGCCCCAAGCACTCCTAATCAAATTTTATCATTTAACAATAGTATAAATGAGCCAATGAAATCAGTTGTTAATATTGCTGCTAAAAGAAGAGTAATATCAAACGCAGCAAATATCCCATTTCAAATGTTTAACGATCCTTTTTTAAGAAGATTCTTTGGAGATCAATTTAATGAACAATTTAACCAAAATAGAATCCAAAGGTCTTTAGGTTCTGGTGTTATTATCTCAAAAGATGGATATATAGTAACGAATAACCATGTTATTGAAAATGCTGATGAAATCTCAGTAACTATAGGAAATAATCCAAAAGAGTATAATGCAGTTATTATAGGTAAAGATTCAGATAGTGACTTAGCAGTAATAAAAATAGAAGGTGATGATTTTGAAGCTATTAAATTTGGTTATTCAACAGATTTAAAAGTTGGTGACTTGATTTTTGCTATTGGTAACCCATTTGGTATTGGTACAACTGTAACTCAAGGTATTATCTCTGCACTAAATAAAGACCATGTAGGTATTAACAGATATGAAAATTTTATTCAAACAGATGCTTCAATTAACCCAGGAAATTCAGGTGGTGCTTTAGTTGACAGTAGAGGTGCATTGATTGGTATAAATAGTGCAATTATCTCTAAATCTGGTGGAAACAATGGAATTGGTTTTGCTATTCCTGTGGCTATGGTAAAAGATGTTGTGAAAAAACTAATCACTGATGGAAAAGTTACCAGAGGTTATTTAGGTGTAGTGATTGATGATTTAAAACCAAACATATCAAAACTATACAAACATAGAACTGGTGCATTAATCTTAGATGTTGCAGGAGATACACCTGCCCAAAAAGCTGGATTAAAAAGAGGTGATTTAATTTATATGATAAATAATGTACCTATCAAAGATAGAAAAGCTTTACAAAATACAATTGCTTCTTTTAAACCAAATGAGACTATCTCTATAAAACTTGAAAGAGATAAAAAAGATATGCAACTAAATATTACATTGGGAAATAGAGCTGGATTAGTAACTTCAGATGCTAACAATGGTAAGTTTCTAGGTGGTTTAAAATTAACAGAATTAAATGCTGATATTATTAAAAGATTTAGACTAAATGCAAATGCAAGTGGTGTTTTAATTGGTTATGTTGAGCCTAATTCAGAAGCTGAAAAAGTAGGTTTTCAACCAGGGGATGTTATTATTCAAATAGAAGATATAGAAATAAAGAATTTTGCAGATATGCAACAAGCTATTAGAAAATATAACAAGCAATTAAAAAGAGTCTACGTAAACAGATACGGACAGACTATCCCTTTTGCTATAAAATAA
- a CDS encoding SDR family oxidoreductase codes for MKNIIITGASNGIGKALAKKLSKKYNIINIDKEDNSIEGISFYKCDLANKEEILNTIEAIKVEIDSLYALINNAGFGLFKSLDKQTYDEWDEVLNTNLRAPYILSKEFSALLKESRGHIINISSTRAIMSEAGTESYSASKGGISSLTHALSISLAPYVKVNSISPGWINTDEKFVPSTQDNYQHPSGRVGTPQDIVDTVKFLLKNKGFITGSDFVVDGGMTKKMIYI; via the coding sequence TTGAAAAATATAATTATAACAGGGGCTTCAAATGGTATTGGAAAAGCTCTTGCTAAAAAACTTAGTAAAAAATACAATATTATAAATATAGATAAAGAAGATAACAGTATTGAAGGTATATCTTTTTATAAATGTGATTTGGCAAATAAAGAAGAGATATTAAATACGATTGAGGCAATAAAAGTGGAAATAGACTCTTTGTATGCACTTATAAACAATGCTGGATTTGGATTATTTAAATCTTTGGATAAACAAACTTATGATGAATGGGATGAGGTTTTAAATACAAACTTAAGAGCTCCATATATTTTATCAAAAGAGTTTAGTGCTCTTTTAAAAGAATCAAGAGGGCATATTATAAATATCTCTTCTACAAGAGCTATTATGAGTGAAGCAGGAACGGAAAGTTATAGCGCATCAAAGGGTGGAATAAGCTCTTTAACCCATGCTTTATCTATTTCCCTTGCTCCTTATGTAAAAGTAAACTCAATAAGTCCAGGCTGGATAAATACTGATGAAAAATTTGTTCCATCAACACAAGACAATTATCAACACCCTAGTGGCAGAGTTGGAACACCACAAGATATAGTTGATACAGTGAAATTTTTATTAAAAAACAAAGGTTTTATCACTGGAAGTGATTTTGTTGTAGATGGTGGTATGACAAAAAAGATGATATATATTTAA